Proteins encoded within one genomic window of Bufo gargarizans isolate SCDJY-AF-19 unplaced genomic scaffold, ASM1485885v1 fragScaff_scaffold_130_pilon, whole genome shotgun sequence:
- the LOC122922283 gene encoding LOW QUALITY PROTEIN: protocadherin-20-like (The sequence of the model RefSeq protein was modified relative to this genomic sequence to represent the inferred CDS: inserted 1 base in 1 codon), which produces MGQQAIPTRTSLSHGQHFLFLYLIVPLTGPAICSASYSTASELLYMLHEGLPKGILIGNIVRDLQLGLFTDPPLSFSLASKGLSGKYVTLDNXHGELYTSAEELDREALCPQNPGVQDCVLLLDIIILPQEYFRLIKIKIAIIDVNDNVPVFPVAQIYITVPENAPVNTRLVIEHPAYDPDGGLYGVQTYRLVEYYGVFTLDVEENESGERTPYLIIMGTLDREIKSDYKTIIIAEDGGNPPLVGSATLSILISDVNDNCPQFSESTINVTIPGNSSVGVKVTTVQAVDIDEGSNAIITYAFSERVPQSSKELFYLDENTGVLKLFKKVDGNTVQQHKLTIFANSPGCIPAVMNVFISIIKVALRPPEVVPRYIANEENGIVYLKELEPINSPIAFFTIKDPDDKYKVNCYLEGEGPFRLAAYKTYTNEYLLETTNTLDYETKRIYNISVVALSQDGSKVKKPMQVYILDENDNAPVFTQPTIEVTIEENNQANAFLAKLHATDADSGDRGQVSYFLGPDAPAYFSLDKQTGILTVTTMLDREEKEKYRFTVKARDSGKPPRESVATVHITVLDKNDNSPRFISKDFSFFVPENFPGFGEIGVISVTDADSGQNGWIALSIVNGSDIFVIDTGKRLLRAKVSLDREQQSSYTLWVEATDGGDPTLSSTAKITILLLDVNDNPPLVLFPQSNMSYLLVLPSTLPGSPVTEVYAVDKDTGMNAVIAYSIIGRRGPRPESFRIDSKTGNITLEEALMIDDYGLYRLLVKVTDHGYPEPLFSTVMVNLFVNDTVSNESYIENLLRRDPDINIEEKEPQIAIKPTHKKIEADSCVPTLVTLSIFCLGSVILVTLMAMYICLRKGKKDNRINENLEVQIPLNGKMNFHSIDKKPIEISNI; this is translated from the exons ATGGGGCAACAAGCCATTCCAACCAGGACCAGCCTCAGCCATGGACAG CACTTTCTGTTCCTGTACCTGATTGTTCCCTTAACTGGACCTGCAATTTGTTCAGCAAGTTACAGCACAGCTTCTGAATTGCTATACATGCTGCACGAAGGGTTACCCAAGGGGATTCTCATTGGAAACATTGTGCGTGATCTGCAGCTGGGCCTCTTTACTGACCCCCCTCTTTCATTCAGCCTGGCATCTAAAGGGCTAAGTGGGAAGTATGTGACACTTGATA AGCACGGGGAGCTGTACACATCAGCAGAGGAATTGGACAGAGAAGCTCTTTGCCCACAAAACCCTGGTGTTCAGGACTGTGTCCTCCTTCTTGATATTATCATTTTGCCACAGGAATATTTTAGGCTCATCAAAATAAAGATTGCCATCATTGATGTGAATGACAATGTTCCTGTGTTTCCAGTGGCACAGATTTATATTACTGTTCCGGAGAATGCTCCTGTTAACACCAGGCTGGTTATAGAGCATCCTGCTTATGACCCTGATGGAGGACTTTATGGAGTCCAGACCTACAGGTTAGTGGAATACTATGGTGTTTTTACATTAGACGTGGAAGAGAATGAGAGTGGAGAGAGGACGCCTTACCTTATAATTATGGGGACTCTGGACAGGGAGATCAAGTCTGATTACAAAACTATTATTATTGCTGAAGATGGTGGCAACCCACCCCTTGTAGGATCTGCCACTCTTTCTATTCTCATAAGTGATGTCAATGATAATTGTCCACAGTTCAGTGAATCTACGATTAATGTGACTATTCCTGGAAACTCAAGTGTTGGTGTGAAAGTAACCACGGTGCAAGCGGTGGACATTGATGAAGGCAGCAATGCAATAATTACGTACGCCTTCAGTGAACGTGTCCCACAGTCTTCAAAAGAACTTTTCTACTTGGATGAAAATACAGGAGTACTAAAGCTTTTCAAAAAGGTAGATGGCAACACTGTTCAGCAACATAAATTAACTATATTTGCCAATAGCCCAGGCTGCATCCCCGCCGTTATGAACGTGTTTATTTCAATTATTAAGGTAGCTCTCCGACCACCTGAGGTTGTACCTCGCTATATTGCAAATGAAGAAAATGGTATTGTGTATTTGAAAGAGTTAGAACCTATTAATTCACCCATTGCATTTTTTACTATCAAAGATCCTGATGACAAATACAAGGTGAATTGTTATTTAGAAGGGGAAGGACCATTCCGACTTGCCGCATACAAAACCTATACCAATGAGTATTTACTTGAGACTACAAATACTTTAGATTATGAAACAAAACGAATATATAATATTTCAGTGGTTGCCCTTAGTCAGGATGGATCTAAAGTTAAGAAACCGATGCAAGTGTATATTTTGGATGAGAATGACAATGCCCCTGTTTTCACACAGCCCACCATAGAAGTTACTATTGAAGAAAACAACCAGGCTAATGCTTTTTTAGCCAAATTGCACGCTACTGATGCTGACAGTGGAGACAGAGGACAAGTTTCCTACTTTTTGGGACCTGATGCACCTGCTTATTTTTCTCTTGATAAGCAAACAGGAATTCTTACAGTTACCACTATGTTAGATCGAGAGGAAAAAGAGAAATACAGGTTCACTGTGAAAGCAAGAGATTCTGGCAAACCTCCAAGAGAGTCAGTAGCCACTGTTCATATTACAGTTCTAGACAAAAATGACAACAGCCCTCGTTTCATCAGcaaagatttcagtttttttgttcctGAGAACTTTCCTGGTTTTGGTGAAATTGGAGTAATTAGCGTCACAGATGCTGACTCTGGACAGAATGGCTGGATAGCCCTTTCTATAGTGAATGGAAGTGACATTTTTGTCATtgacactggcaaaagactcCTGAGAGCAAAGGTATCACTTGATAGGGAACAACAGAGTTCTTATACTCTATGGGTCGAAGCAACTGATGGTGGTGACCCTACTTTGTCGTCTACAGCTAAAATAACCATATTGCTTCTGGATGTTAATGACAACCCCCCACTGGTCTTATTCCCACAGTCCAATATGTCCTATCTTCTTGTCCTTCCTTCAACTCTGCCGGGTTCTCCTGTTACTGAAGTTTATGCTGTTGATAAGGACACAGGGATGAATGCAGTCATAGCATACAGTATTATAGGAAGGAGGGGGCCTAGACCCGAATCTTTTAGGATAGATTCCAAAACAGGAAACATAACCTTAGAAGAGGCCCTAATGatagatgattatggcttatataGGTTATTAGTGAAAGTAACTGACCATGGTTATCCAGAACCTCTTTTCTCCACAGTTATGGTCAATTTGTTTGTCAATGATACAGTAAGTAATGAGAGCTACATTGAGAACTTGCTGAGGAGAGATCCTGACATTAATATAGAAGAGAAGGAACCACAAATAGCAATTAAACCTACTCATAAAAAGATAGAAGCAGATTCCTGTGTCCCTACACTGGTCACTCTGTCAATATTCTGTTTGGGCTCTGTCATTCTGGTCACTTTAATGGCAATGTATATCTGCTTGAGAAAAGGAAAGAAAGATAACAGGATAAATGAAAATCTGGAAGTTCAAATCCCACTAAATGGCAAAATGAACTTCCATTCAATCGATAAAAAGCCAATTGAGATTTCCAACATTTAA